Below is a genomic region from Microbacterium sp. LWO12-1.2.
CAGGAAGCGGTCGAGGTTGAAGATGATCAGCGCCCACACGAGCGCGAGCGGCACGGCCAGCCAGACGGCGGCCTGCACCCCGGTGGTGAGGGCGAACAGCATCGAGATCGCCGAGACCAGTGCGGTGCCGGCGAGCACGAAGAACATCTGCACGAAGCGCGGCGTCTCGCCGGGCACGCGGTCGAGGATCTCGCCCTCCGCGCCACCGAGGATCGCCAGTGTCCTGGCGCGGGATCCGGGAGTGCGGGGCTTCCGTACGCGGCGGGCGCGCGGCTGACGCTCCGTGGGCCCCTGAGCCTGTCGAAGGGCATCCTCCGGCGCGGACCCGTCGGCCGGGGTCACGTCGGAAGGCTCGGAGACGGGAGTCTCGGCGGCCTGATCGTCGGCGCCGGTGGGCTCGAACTCACGCAGGAAGTCGAGGTCATCCGTGTCGGCGTTCGGGTCGCTGTCGAGGATGATCCGACCCTGCGAGTCGAAGCGACCCGGTCGGTGGGCGGAATAGGGCATCAGACCAATGTAGGGAGGCATCCCTGTGCATCCGTTGGAAGAGTCCTGCGAACCATTCACAGGAATGGGTCGTTCCCTTCGGCGCCCGGGCGGCTCAGCCCAGCAGACGATCCACGGTCGAGGCGTGCGCCGCGAGGGCGTCGTCGAGCGTGAAGTGGCCGGCGGCGGCCAGCGTGCCCAGCCCGTGGATCAGCCCCCAGAGCGAGACGACGTCGCCGGGGCGGTCGAGCCCTGCGGCGATGGCTCCCTCGGCGAGAGCCGCCTCGAGTCCGTCGATCAGCGGCGCCATGGTCGCGGTCGGCGATCCGGGAACGCACACGGTCGGGTCGTAGACGGCGTCGAAGGCGTGCGGATGCTCGACGGCGAAGCGGATGTAGGCGGAGCCCCCCTCGATCAGCAGCTCCCTGGGCGTCTCGGCCTCGGATGCCGCGGCGCGCACCTGCGCCAGGAGATCGGCCATGCTGCGCTCCGCGATCGCCTTGAGCAGACCCAGTCGATCGGCGAAGTGGTGGTACGGCGCATTGTGGCTCACATTCGCAGCTCTGGCGACTTCGCGCAGGCTGATGTCGGCCGCCGGCATCCGCTCCAACAGCTGCATCGCGGCATCCTCCAGCGCCCTGGCGAGGTCGCCGTGGTGGTAGCCGTCCTTCGAACTTGACATGCGCAACATCATCTCCTATCTTGACAGTGTCCACCTACTTGACAGTGTCCAGATTGGAACCTCGCATGACCGCTCTCGTGATCGACGGCCACCCCGACTCCCGCTCCCTGACCGCCTCGCTCGCCCAGCGCTATGCCGAGGGGCACGGCGATGCCCGCGTGCTCGCGCTCCGGGATCTCGACTTCGATCCGCACCTGCGATTCGGCTACCGCGAGCGGATGACGCTCGAGCCTGACCTCGTCGACGCCAAGCGCGCGCTCAGCGAGGCCGACACGATCGTGGTCGCGACACCGCTGTGGTGGGGATCGGTGCCCGCGGTGCTGAAGGGCTTCTTCGACCGCGCTCTGCTCCCCCAGCAGGAGTACCGCTACACGAAGCTCGGCCTGCCGGTCGGGTTGCTGCCCGCCCGGCGCGGACGCCTGCTCCTGCTCGCCGACACCCCGTGGTTCGCCGCGCCCTTCACCGGCCTGCCCGCACAGACTCACGTCGCCCGCAACACCATGCGTCTGTGCGGCATCCGCTCCGTGCGCACGCATCGGATGCTGGGCGTCAAGGATGCCGCCGAGCCCACCGTCGCCCGCTGGCTCGACCGCGCCGAACGGCTCGGTGCTGTCGACGCCCGCTGAGGCCCTCTCGCCCCTCTCGCCTCTCAGACCCCGATATGCGCGGCCAGCTCGCGGTCGAAGGTCTGCGGCTCGTCGAGGTGCGGGGCGTGCCCGGCCTCGGGGAGCGCGACTTCGCGGTAGGCGCCACCGGCCGCGGCGTAGCGGTCCAGCACGGCGCGCGTCTGCGTGATCATGGGCTGCGGGGGCGCGATGTCGGCGCCGGGCCATCCGGGGATCACGCCGAGCAACCCCAGCTGGTTGAGGTCGAAGAACGACGCATCCGACACGATCGCGTCCTTCTCCCCGCGCACCCAGAGGATCGGAGGCTTCACGGCGAGATCGACGATGCCCGAGAGGTCGAGGTGCTGCGGGGCCATGGTGTTGAGCACCCCTCGCGTGCCGGCAGCGAAGCCGGGCCAGTTCTCCGAGGCCACGCCGTCGCCCGGGTAGTTGTCGACACCGGTCTTCGTGGTGAGCATCGACGCCACCCAGGCATCTTCGTTCGCGGCCTGCCGCTCGGGCTGTGCGACGTAGGCGGTGCGGTACACGGTACGCGGCGAGGTCTGCTCCTCGGCTGTGGCGTCTCCACTCGCGAGCCGCGCCACGAAGTCCGGGTTTGCGCCGCCACCCCCCGTGCCGGCGCCGTCGCCGTCGTTGCGCACACCGTCCGCGCCGTGTGTGCCGCCGAAGCCGTAGGGCGAGACCGGCGATTCGAGCGTGAGCGACAACACCCGCTCGGGGGCATCGAGCGCGACCTGCAGCACCACGCCGCCACCCATGCTCCAGCCCACGAGATGCACCGCGTCGAGGCCGAGAGCGTCGAGCACGGCCCGCACGTCGTCGGCGAAGTCGCGCAGTCCGCGCGTGGCATCGACCGGCTTCGTCTCGCTGTCACCGAACCCGCGCAGATCGATCGCGAGCGCCCGCACCCCGGCAGGAAGGGCCAGCATGGTCGGCTGGTAGAAGTGCGACGACGAGACGTTGCCGTGCACGAACACCACGGTCGCGGTCGGCGCCTCCGGGTCGGCCGCCGGACGCTCCAGCACATTCGCGGTGTACCGGGCGGTCTGGATGCGGTGGGCATCGATGCCATCGAACAGGGCAGCGGTCATGTCGACTCCTTCGTCGGGATCTCGGGTGAGGATGCAGAAGATGCCGCCGCGGCGACACGGGAGGCCCCCCGTTCGGCGAACAGGATCGTGTAGTGGTTCACGTCGTCGACCTCGACGATCGCCAACTGGGGTACCAGCACGCGGAAGGCCTCGAGAGCGCCGGCGCCGTACAGCGGCTCGGTGTCGGTCAGCCCGCGAGGGGCGCGCAGCACGGTCACCGGCATCCGCAGCGAGCGCAGCGCAGCGATGTACCAGTCGGGGCCGTAGAGCTCGGCGCCGTCCTGAAGCATCGCGCTCGCCACGGTGGAGGGCCGGCGGTGCGGCGGCTCGCCGTCGAGGTCATAGCGCGCGTAGGCCTCGACCGCGGGTGACCAGTCGCGGAGGAACGCCGGATGCTGCCGCCAGAAGTCGAGGTACGCGTCGTCATCGGCGAACACCATCGACAGACGCTGCGCCGCAGGGCCGAGCAGCGCTCCGATGTCGAGGTCTTCGGCGCTCGCGGCGTCCGCGGGAAGCGCGAGAGGGAATCCGCCGTCGACCAGCACCAGGCGGGCGACGAGGTCAGGGCGAGCTGCGGCGAGGGCGACCGCGACGAAGGCCCCCATCGAATGCCCGAGCACGGCGCGCGCACCCCCACCGTCGGCGTCGAGCACCGCAGCGAGGTCGGTCGCGTGCTGTCGCAGCCCGTAGGGGCCGGGGAGCAGGTTGCTGCGGCCGCGACCGCGCAGATCCGGCGCGAGCAGGCGGCGCTCCGGCAGGTGCGCGGCGACCGTCTGCCACGACCGTCCGTTCGCCGTGATGCCGTGGATTGCGAGCAGCGCCGGTCCGGCATCCGCAGGTCCGAAGGCCGACACCGCCAGCGTGCTCATCGCGCGCTCCATCCGCCGTCCATCGCGTACGAGGCACCGGTGACCGACGCCGCGGTGTCGCCGCAGAGCCAGAGCGCGAGGTCGGCCACCTCGGAGGGTTCGAGCAGTCGCTTGATCGCGGACTCGACGAGCATGACCTTCTCGACCACCTCGGACTCGGGGATGCCATGCACGCGTGCCTGGTCGGCGATCTGCTTCTCGACCAGCGGCGTGCGCACGTAGCCCGGGTTCAGGCAGTTGCTGGTGACGCCGTGCGCCGCCCCCTCGAGAGCCGTGACCTTCGAGAGACCCTCCAGTGCGTGCTTGGCGGTGACGTAGGCGGACTTGAACTCGCTCGCGCGGATGCCGTGCACCGAGCTGATGTTGACGATGCGCCCCCAGCCGCGGACGTACATGCCCGGCAGGACTGCCCTGGTCAGCAGGAACGGCGCAGTGACCATGATGTCGAGCATCCGTCGGAAGATCAGCGGATCGAAGTCGACGATCGGCGCCACGGTCTGGATGCCGGCGTTGTTCACCAGGATGTCGGCATCGAACGTGCCGGCGGCGAGGGCATCGAGATCGCCGAGGTCGACCACGAGGGCTTCCCCGCCGATCGATGCGGCCACGCGCGCGGCGCCGTCGGCATCGCGGTCCGCGACCAGCACATGCGCCCCCGCCTCCGCGAGCGTGGCGGCACACGCGGCACCGATCCCACTGGCCGCTCCCGTGACGAGAGCGGTCCTGCCCTTCAGATCCGTGCCGCGTGCCGTCCCCTGCGGCGTCATCGTCTGTGCTTCTGCGCCGCTGCCATGACTGGAGAGTAGTTCACCTTCCGGCACAGCCACCAGGGCGCACGATATGCAAAACTGCAGATGTGATGGCGCATTTCCCCGCACCGCCTCTGAGCGCGGATGACCTGCTCGTACTGCTCGCGGTCGCGCGCACCGGCCGCTTCACGACCGCCGGCCAGCAGCTGGGGCTCAACCACACCACGATCGCCCGACGCATCGCCGCGCTCGAGGCGCAGCTGGGCGGCCGGGTGCTCTCGCGGGAGGACGGCGGATGGGAGCTGACACCGCTCGGCACCCGTGCCCTGACCGCGGCGGAGAGCGTGGAGCGCGCGCTCGGCGGCCTCGACGCCCGCGACGACGAGCGCGTGGAAGGCCTCATCCGCCTGTCGGCCACCGACGGCTTCAGCGGCTTCGTCGCGGCGCCTGCGATGGCGGCACTGCAGGAGCGGCATCCCGATGTGCGACTCGAGATCGTCACCGGCACCCGGCAGGCGTCACAGCAGCGCGCCGGAGCAGACCTCGAGGTCGTGGTGGGTCGCCCGCAGGTGCGCCGCGCCCGCGCCGTCCATCTCGGCGACTACGCGCTGGGGCTCTATGCGAGCCGCGACTACCTGCGTCGGCATCCGACGCCGCAGACGCTCGACGACCTCGCCGGCAAGCCGCTCGTGTACTTCATCGAATCGATGCTGCACGTCGACTCGCTCGACGACGCGCGTCGAGCCGTGCCGGGGATGACGGATGCCGTCGCCAGCACCAACGTCTACGTGCACGTGGATGCGACCCGCGGCGGCGCCGGGTTCGGTCTGCTGCCGGCGTTCCTCGCCGATCCGCACGACGACCTCGTGCGGCTGCTGCCGCATCTCGTCTCACAGCGCCTGCCGTACTGGCTGGTCGCGCGTCCTGAGGCGCTGCGTCAGCCCGCGGTCGCCGCGTTCCTGGAAGCTCTGCAGCTACGGCTTCAGGAAGTGCGCCCGCAGCTCCTCGGCGAGCACTGAGCCGGGAGTTCCGGACTCAGGCCATCGCTGCGGACGCGGCCTCGTCCTCAGTCGTCGCGACGAGCTGCCCGCAGGCTCCGTCGATCTCCTTGCCGCGGGTGTCGCGCAGGGTCGTCGGGATGCCGGCGTCGTTGAGCCGGCGCACGAACTCGTTCTGCGCCTCGCGCGTCGACGAGGTCCAGATGGACCCGGGGGTCGGGTTCAGCGGGATCGGGTTCACGTGCACCCAGCCGCGACCGCGCTCGTTGAGCTTCTCGGCGAGCAGATCCGCACGCCACGCGTGATCGTTCATGTCCTTGATCAGCGCGTACTCGATCGAGACGCGGCGGCCGGTCTTCTCGTAGTAGTACCGGGCGGCGTCGAGCGCCTCGTCGACCTTCCAACGCGAGTTGACCGGGATGAGCTCATCGCGAAGGTGGTCGTCGGGTGCGTGCAGCGACAGGGCGAAGGTGACGGGGATGCCCTCATCCGCGAGCTTCTTGATCGCCGGCACCAGGCCGACGGTCGACACCGTGATGCCGCGGGCGCTCATGCCCAGGCCGTCGGGCTGCGGGGCGACCATGCTGCGCACCGCGTCCATGACCCGCTTGTAGTTGGCGAGCGGCTCACCCATGCCCATGAAGACGATGTTGGAGACGCGCTCCATGCTGTGATCGTCGGACTTCTTGCCGCCCAGGCCGCCCTCGGCGATCAGGCGGTTCGCGCGCACGATCTGCTCGACGATCTCGGCCGTCGACATGTTGCGGGTCAGTCCGGCCTGGCCGGTGGCGCAGAACGGGCAGTTCATGCCGCAGCCGGCCTGGCTCGACACGCACAGCGTGATGCGGCCGGGGTAGCGCATGAGCACGGACTCGACCAGCGCACCGTCGTGCAGGCGCCACAGGAACTTGATGGTGTCGCCACGGTCGGTCTCGAGGCGCCGCACCTCGGTGAGCAGCGGCGGCAGCATCCCGGCGACGAGCTGCTCCCGCGTGTCGGCCGGGAGGTCGGTCATCTGCTCGGGGTCGGACGTGTAGTGGCGGAAGTAGTGGGTCGACAGCTGCTTGGCACGGAAGCCGGGCAGCCCGAGCTCCTTGACCTTCTCGACGCGCTGGGCGGGCGTGAGGTCGGCCAGGTGCACCGGCGGCTTGCCGCGCTTGGGGCTGGCGAACTGCAGGAGCGGACGGCCTTCGGCATCCTTCTGCTGGGTCCATCCCTCCGTCTTCGGGCGCACCTGCGGCGTGGCGGGACCCGTGGAACGGATGCGAGTGGGCTCAGTCATACCCTCCAGGGTACGGGGTCCCGGATGAGAGAGGCCTGGGGCGGCGGGAGTCGCCTCCGTAGACTGCCCCTCATGGACATCGTCTGGGTCGTCGGGATCGTCATCGCACTGATCGTGGTCGTGATCATCCTGAACGCGGCGTTCAAGGGCATGCGGCCCAAGGCGCCGGAGGCTCAGGTGTACACGCCCACCGCCGCGACGCCGCGCTCCGCCCCCGCCACCTCTGCGATGTCGACCGTCTCCGGGCTGACTCCCGCGGTGATCGCCGAGATCGATCGACTGGTGGCTGCGGGCCAGAAGATCAACGCCATCAAGGTGCTGCGCGAACACAGCGGCCTCAGCTTGAAGGACGCGAAGGACCGTATCGACCACTGGTCGGCCAGCACCACCGCACCCCACCTCGCGGCCGTCTCGAACGCCGGCGCCGCGTACTCGTCGATCACGCCAGCGTCGGCCACTCCCTCATCCGTGCGGGCGGCGCTTCCGGCATCCGTGGTGGCGGACATCGACCGGCTCGTCGCCGGCAACCAGCAGATCGCCGCGATCAAGCTGGTGCGCGAACACACCGGACTTGGCCTGAAGGAGTCGAAGAACGTGATCGACGCCTGGGGCCCGCACCACATCCGCTGAACACCGGCGCCAGAGCACAGCGATACACCCGACCTCCCCCGATGGTCGGCGTCTCTCGCGCGCGCCGCAATGACCGAAATAGCCGAAACTCCCGTATTGCTGGACAAACGTTTGCTATATGAGATAGCAAAGACCTAGCAATGCGCGGGTATTTCGGACTAAACCGTCTTCTCCGCGATCCGCAACGTCACGCGACTCATGTCGAGAGGACCGATTCCATGCGATTCCGAGCGTTTCTAGCACTGGCGGTAGGCGCTTCACTTCTGGCGGCAAGTATCCCCACGGCTGCCGCTGCCGATGACCCCGTCATCCCCCTCATCGTCGACGGGGATGTCACCGCCGTCATCGTCGTCCCGAACGATCCGGGAGACCGCGTCGACGCGGCCGCCGAATCACTCGCCGCACTGCTCGCCGAGGCATCCGGTGGCGCTGCCCCCGAGATCATCCCGGTGTCGGCGCTGGGCGGACCCACGCCGCCGGACCCGGCCCTGACACTGCTGATGGTGGGGATCCATCCCCACACCCAGCCCGTCATGGATGCCGAGTACGCGGGCCTGTCCGACGACGGCTGGGTCGTGCACGCTCACGCGCCAGGACCCGCCTCCCCCGGCGTCATCGAACTGGTCGCCCCGACCGAGGACGGCGTCTGGGCGGCGACCATGGCGTTCCTCGAACGCGAGGTGGGCGTCGCCTGGCTGATGCCCTGGGCCTTCGGCGACCACGTGCCCGCGGTGTCCGATCTCGAGGTCCCCGCCGTGAATCTCCGCTTCGAGCCCGCGTTCAGCAAGGGCGAGCTCTATTCGATCCCGGAGAACCCGTGGATCGAGCGGATGGCGATGCAGCGGTCCTCCGACCCCGGCGACCGGTTCAGCCACAACATGTACCGCATCTTCACCCCCGGCCTCTACGCCGACGCGCACCCCGAGTACTACCCCGTGGTGAACGGAGAGCGTCGCATCCCCGGGCGCAACGGCGTGCCAGGTCACTACCGGTGGAACCCGCGGTTCACCGCAGAGACGAAACAGGTCGTCGTCGACTACATCGTCGACTACTTCACCACCAACCCGGACGCCGAGTGGTTCTCCCTCGGCGTGAACGACGAGAACGGATTCGATGACGAGTACACGCTGAACGCCCCGGTCAACTCGATCGGCGTACCCAGCGTGTCCGATCCGTACTTCACCTGGGTCAACGACATCGTCGAGACGGTCACCGCGAACGGCACCCTCTACCAGGACAAGAAGTTCGGTGTGGTGGCGTACAGCGCGCTCCAGGACGCCCCCTCGTTCGACCTGAACCCGCAGGTCGTGCCGTTCCTGACGAAGGACGTCGGCATCTGGCTCGACACGGCGATCCGCGACAGCGACCGTGACTGGATCGCGGACTGGAAGGATGTCGCCCCCGAGATCGGCATCTACGACTACACCTACGGTACGTACTACGCCATCCCGCGCTACTACCCGCACCTGATGCAGGAGTCGTACGAGTACCTCGAGTCGATCGGGGTGAAGTCGTACTTCGCGGAGTGGCAGCCAGGGTGGGGGGAGGGACCGAAGGCCTACATCCAGGCGAAGCTGAGCCGCGACCCGTCGCTCGACGTCGATCAGCTGCTCGAATCATGGGCGACTCTC
It encodes:
- a CDS encoding alpha/beta fold hydrolase, producing the protein MTAALFDGIDAHRIQTARYTANVLERPAADPEAPTATVVFVHGNVSSSHFYQPTMLALPAGVRALAIDLRGFGDSETKPVDATRGLRDFADDVRAVLDALGLDAVHLVGWSMGGGVVLQVALDAPERVLSLTLESPVSPYGFGGTHGADGVRNDGDGAGTGGGGANPDFVARLASGDATAEEQTSPRTVYRTAYVAQPERQAANEDAWVASMLTTKTGVDNYPGDGVASENWPGFAAGTRGVLNTMAPQHLDLSGIVDLAVKPPILWVRGEKDAIVSDASFFDLNQLGLLGVIPGWPGADIAPPQPMITQTRAVLDRYAAAGGAYREVALPEAGHAPHLDEPQTFDRELAAHIGV
- a CDS encoding 3-hydroxybutyrate dehydrogenase; its protein translation is MTPQGTARGTDLKGRTALVTGAASGIGAACAATLAEAGAHVLVADRDADGAARVAASIGGEALVVDLGDLDALAAGTFDADILVNNAGIQTVAPIVDFDPLIFRRMLDIMVTAPFLLTRAVLPGMYVRGWGRIVNISSVHGIRASEFKSAYVTAKHALEGLSKVTALEGAAHGVTSNCLNPGYVRTPLVEKQIADQARVHGIPESEVVEKVMLVESAIKRLLEPSEVADLALWLCGDTAASVTGASYAMDGGWSAR
- a CDS encoding alpha/beta fold hydrolase; the encoded protein is MSTLAVSAFGPADAGPALLAIHGITANGRSWQTVAAHLPERRLLAPDLRGRGRSNLLPGPYGLRQHATDLAAVLDADGGGARAVLGHSMGAFVAVALAAARPDLVARLVLVDGGFPLALPADAASAEDLDIGALLGPAAQRLSMVFADDDAYLDFWRQHPAFLRDWSPAVEAYARYDLDGEPPHRRPSTVASAMLQDGAELYGPDWYIAALRSLRMPVTVLRAPRGLTDTEPLYGAGALEAFRVLVPQLAIVEVDDVNHYTILFAERGASRVAAAASSASSPEIPTKEST
- a CDS encoding NAD(P)H-dependent oxidoreductase; protein product: MTALVIDGHPDSRSLTASLAQRYAEGHGDARVLALRDLDFDPHLRFGYRERMTLEPDLVDAKRALSEADTIVVATPLWWGSVPAVLKGFFDRALLPQQEYRYTKLGLPVGLLPARRGRLLLLADTPWFAAPFTGLPAQTHVARNTMRLCGIRSVRTHRMLGVKDAAEPTVARWLDRAERLGAVDAR
- the rlmN gene encoding 23S rRNA (adenine(2503)-C(2))-methyltransferase RlmN yields the protein MTEPTRIRSTGPATPQVRPKTEGWTQQKDAEGRPLLQFASPKRGKPPVHLADLTPAQRVEKVKELGLPGFRAKQLSTHYFRHYTSDPEQMTDLPADTREQLVAGMLPPLLTEVRRLETDRGDTIKFLWRLHDGALVESVLMRYPGRITLCVSSQAGCGMNCPFCATGQAGLTRNMSTAEIVEQIVRANRLIAEGGLGGKKSDDHSMERVSNIVFMGMGEPLANYKRVMDAVRSMVAPQPDGLGMSARGITVSTVGLVPAIKKLADEGIPVTFALSLHAPDDHLRDELIPVNSRWKVDEALDAARYYYEKTGRRVSIEYALIKDMNDHAWRADLLAEKLNERGRGWVHVNPIPLNPTPGSIWTSSTREAQNEFVRRLNDAGIPTTLRDTRGKEIDGACGQLVATTEDEAASAAMA
- a CDS encoding TetR/AcrR family transcriptional regulator, with protein sequence MSSSKDGYHHGDLARALEDAAMQLLERMPAADISLREVARAANVSHNAPYHHFADRLGLLKAIAERSMADLLAQVRAAASEAETPRELLIEGGSAYIRFAVEHPHAFDAVYDPTVCVPGSPTATMAPLIDGLEAALAEGAIAAGLDRPGDVVSLWGLIHGLGTLAAAGHFTLDDALAAHASTVDRLLG
- a CDS encoding ribosomal protein L7/L12, with translation MDIVWVVGIVIALIVVVIILNAAFKGMRPKAPEAQVYTPTAATPRSAPATSAMSTVSGLTPAVIAEIDRLVAAGQKINAIKVLREHSGLSLKDAKDRIDHWSASTTAPHLAAVSNAGAAYSSITPASATPSSVRAALPASVVADIDRLVAGNQQIAAIKLVREHTGLGLKESKNVIDAWGPHHIR
- a CDS encoding LysR family transcriptional regulator, producing the protein MAHFPAPPLSADDLLVLLAVARTGRFTTAGQQLGLNHTTIARRIAALEAQLGGRVLSREDGGWELTPLGTRALTAAESVERALGGLDARDDERVEGLIRLSATDGFSGFVAAPAMAALQERHPDVRLEIVTGTRQASQQRAGADLEVVVGRPQVRRARAVHLGDYALGLYASRDYLRRHPTPQTLDDLAGKPLVYFIESMLHVDSLDDARRAVPGMTDAVASTNVYVHVDATRGGAGFGLLPAFLADPHDDLVRLLPHLVSQRLPYWLVARPEALRQPAVAAFLEALQLRLQEVRPQLLGEH